The following proteins are encoded in a genomic region of Panthera leo isolate Ple1 chromosome F2, P.leo_Ple1_pat1.1, whole genome shotgun sequence:
- the LY6D gene encoding lymphocyte antigen 6D, which translates to MKPGLLLLVALAVATGPALALRCHVCSSSTNCEKAQDCAASARYCRTITKLEPLLGNLVEKDCVESCTPTHNLQGQVSSGATATRCCQGDLCNKSLQSSAPARSRLSGPAPGLALALGLLLAALLSAPSL; encoded by the exons ATGAAGCCAGGTCTGCTGCTCCTCGTCGCACTGGCGGTAGCCACGGGGccag CCCTTGCTCTCCGCTGTCACGTGTGCTCCAGCTCCACCAACTGTGAGAAAGCTCAGGACTGTGCGGCCAGCGCACGCTACTGCAGGACCATAACCAAGC TGGAGCCCCTGCTGGGGAACCTGGTGGAGAAGGACTGCGTGGAGTCGTGCACGCCCACGCACAACCTTCAGGGCCAGGTCAGCAGTGGCGCGACGGCCACCCGGTGCTGTCAGGGCGACCTGTGCAACAAGAGCCTGCAGAGCAGCGCCCCCGCCCGCAGCCGGCTcagcggccccgcccccggcctggcGCTGGCCCTGGGCCTCCTCCTCGCCGCCCTCCTCTCAGCCCCCAGCCTGTGA